From the Paludibacterium paludis genome, one window contains:
- a CDS encoding contractile injection system tape measure protein, whose product MKRDTPLPLLGGHAIETLDWHSLVPEQAAGRAHLDRIAAFLSGSGLAAIDEVFTRVSASGGHRTIDTLEVDIGRLPENASFAEWAERLKESLYTQLLRLPREAPEPTRRTSPGVRTGHRELDAFLHYLRHGHLPWSVDPVAGRKLAGWLEHLARQHGARLWDELQAIPQPERVLERLGRIAPHHGLQALIAVRHTELADSLMLIDRQIVEPLQARGKLGGYQADRLRQAWRRSALSALWGLNAGRLGEERIRRLQDELAGALGRMLGRATPVIERRTGPRPGSELGPRLLSALLFAQGSPLARSGMRDPARFPASPAQRSPKNDASPSRSDVLLRRLDNELDSGTGPDEGRLIALLAELGELAAERLRAHLASRLLVRKTRAGCFARLGVIARRRLIAALAPDGVPYWRATTETDPLTAAWRFDRLVEQLAQENLAPPDDSSATREPGIATASAWLPEPVLMAARAHPPRARRLALRPFISRLAWCEYVAGHWPRRQVEALLALLDPDRDTALLPRMIARCAALADRPGALRDRRRVVWLWATALHQRGQSDKKPAEADILRGWLGRLGVAMPSEGSPAIERVRQGLDVIFGRPAGGNTDHAAQPAAAQAVTANPGHLCVAVPPPARQNRRTDTTGTPVSDNRAAAAPDVAAARRRVEPAEEPADAGRRAPPSRLTGLPDPTIEHAADALSGARPKRHSTGARHRETMPPSLHPASTPGRQENRRDISRHFVPDGDQNDMTGAESRPRLTDGESCASPDDHGSVRHEGVDGRPQATLSRGAPAPARPVAAAPAPGMEAENGMLPHVPGNGGEKPGTGNVPECPAPAPTPRERSGLATDPRQDPSFPAARYRAASSRQSRYARVNPPVSGAVTPNAPRPVADLARQRSVPDSEHGDPADNAIAMRHAPGSDSDETARPRPLEGAPRQPTATTGSRHGKTGLPAVRHDENDEPSDVRATHRHTRLSDTGAPTDGGTTAWKPRTGPVPLPARDVGNASGAGRPGHDDGAVAAQAQDANGHHPAAGMRHAPDAPPSTPGAPLLFASALARLLPGWPEHRRQALHARLITMAAQAQEGQVAQSYARALREATAPRFANDHEAFSALARAVSSAEHAGAVPARVSRAFRRGGSLVQRLGRPAAERTVARAEVPQAEARDNRLERVLGFAARPSAQRRAEERLRVALWLADPDLYRAWESATRPRQRQALLTVLFPDDAGLLRRCSRALFAAQARLRPDRPARARLASHWAFLGEHLLLNGLPPSPDLMVRRYALHLCREDLAERGQAAWSFAATLGALFRALAARGEIIAPGREGALFHQNALRRAPDAAELRQASGPVPDNTGSDIADEAGCHSLLNAGIVLLANYSQRLFGRLELLDESGFRDGMARSRAVRCLAYLVDGHDSGSEPEWVLPKLLCGMPFSEPVVDDGPLDDATRALLDSLLLAVIAHWTILGNTSPDGLRETFLQREGRLAREDGEAGARWRLTVKPGPFDMLLDRLPWSYSTIKLPWMREVLHVDWR is encoded by the coding sequence ATGAAGCGCGACACTCCGCTCCCCCTTCTCGGCGGCCACGCCATCGAAACCCTGGACTGGCACAGTCTCGTCCCGGAGCAGGCTGCCGGCCGGGCGCACCTTGACCGGATCGCCGCGTTTCTCTCGGGTTCCGGGCTTGCCGCCATCGACGAGGTGTTTACCCGGGTGTCGGCAAGCGGCGGACACCGGACGATCGACACGCTCGAGGTCGACATCGGCCGCCTCCCGGAAAACGCTTCCTTCGCCGAATGGGCGGAACGCCTGAAGGAATCCCTGTACACGCAACTGCTGCGCCTGCCTCGCGAAGCTCCCGAACCAACGCGACGGACCTCACCGGGCGTCAGGACCGGGCACCGGGAGCTGGATGCCTTCCTTCATTACCTTCGGCACGGGCACTTGCCCTGGTCGGTCGATCCGGTGGCGGGAAGGAAGCTTGCCGGGTGGCTTGAACACCTGGCGCGCCAGCACGGTGCGCGGCTGTGGGACGAGCTGCAGGCAATACCCCAGCCGGAACGCGTACTGGAACGCCTGGGCCGGATCGCGCCCCATCATGGGCTCCAGGCACTGATCGCCGTCCGGCACACGGAGCTCGCGGACAGCCTGATGCTGATCGACCGGCAGATCGTCGAACCGCTGCAAGCCCGCGGCAAGCTCGGCGGTTATCAGGCCGACCGGTTGCGGCAGGCCTGGCGCCGCTCGGCGCTCAGCGCGCTGTGGGGGCTGAATGCCGGCCGGCTGGGGGAAGAGCGGATACGCCGCCTGCAGGACGAACTGGCCGGGGCGCTGGGCCGGATGCTGGGCCGCGCCACGCCGGTCATCGAGCGCCGGACCGGACCGCGCCCCGGCAGCGAATTGGGTCCGCGACTGCTCAGCGCGCTGCTCTTCGCGCAGGGCAGTCCCCTGGCGCGGTCCGGCATGCGAGACCCCGCCCGGTTTCCCGCTAGCCCCGCGCAAAGATCACCGAAAAACGATGCTTCCCCGTCCCGTTCCGATGTGCTGCTCAGACGGCTGGATAACGAACTGGACAGCGGGACGGGACCCGACGAAGGCCGTCTTATCGCCCTCCTCGCCGAGCTTGGCGAGCTTGCCGCCGAGCGGCTGCGCGCGCATTTGGCGTCCCGGCTGCTTGTCCGTAAAACCCGGGCGGGCTGCTTCGCCCGCCTTGGCGTCATCGCGCGGCGGCGCCTCATCGCCGCCCTGGCGCCGGACGGCGTACCGTACTGGCGCGCGACGACGGAAACGGATCCGCTGACGGCCGCCTGGCGCTTCGACCGACTGGTGGAACAGCTGGCCCAGGAAAACCTCGCGCCTCCCGACGACTCCTCCGCCACGCGGGAACCGGGGATCGCCACCGCCAGCGCATGGCTGCCCGAACCGGTATTGATGGCCGCGCGCGCCCATCCTCCACGCGCCCGACGCCTCGCCCTGCGGCCGTTCATCTCTCGCCTCGCCTGGTGCGAATACGTCGCCGGACACTGGCCGCGGCGACAGGTGGAAGCCCTGCTCGCGCTGCTCGATCCTGACCGGGACACCGCCCTGCTGCCTCGCATGATCGCCCGGTGCGCCGCGCTGGCCGACCGGCCAGGAGCATTGCGCGACCGGCGACGGGTGGTCTGGCTCTGGGCCACCGCCTTGCACCAGCGGGGACAAAGCGACAAAAAACCCGCCGAAGCCGATATCCTCCGGGGGTGGCTCGGCCGACTGGGCGTTGCCATGCCGTCCGAGGGATCTCCGGCCATCGAGCGCGTGCGGCAAGGACTCGACGTTATTTTCGGGCGTCCGGCCGGCGGAAACACGGACCACGCCGCACAACCCGCCGCAGCGCAAGCCGTGACGGCGAATCCGGGCCACCTCTGCGTGGCCGTCCCTCCCCCTGCAAGGCAAAATAGGCGGACGGACACCACGGGAACCCCCGTTTCCGACAACCGGGCGGCCGCGGCGCCGGATGTCGCCGCCGCGCGACGACGGGTAGAGCCGGCGGAAGAGCCCGCCGATGCCGGCCGCCGTGCTCCGCCTTCCCGGCTAACCGGCCTCCCTGACCCGACCATCGAACACGCGGCTGACGCACTGTCCGGAGCGCGGCCGAAGCGTCACTCCACCGGGGCTCGCCACCGGGAAACCATGCCACCCTCTTTGCACCCGGCCTCGACGCCCGGCCGGCAAGAAAACCGGCGGGACATCTCCCGCCATTTCGTTCCGGACGGCGACCAGAATGACATGACCGGTGCCGAATCCCGTCCCCGGCTGACCGACGGCGAATCCTGCGCGTCCCCGGATGACCACGGATCGGTGCGCCACGAGGGTGTGGACGGAAGACCGCAGGCAACGCTATCCCGCGGAGCCCCCGCCCCGGCCCGGCCCGTTGCCGCAGCGCCGGCTCCCGGTATGGAGGCGGAAAACGGCATGCTCCCTCATGTTCCGGGCAATGGCGGGGAAAAACCGGGGACGGGAAATGTCCCGGAGTGTCCCGCCCCGGCGCCAACCCCGCGGGAACGGTCCGGACTGGCGACCGACCCACGGCAAGACCCGTCGTTTCCCGCGGCGCGATATCGCGCCGCCTCCAGCAGGCAGTCACGATATGCAAGAGTGAATCCGCCGGTTTCCGGGGCCGTGACCCCGAACGCACCCCGCCCCGTTGCGGACCTGGCGCGCCAGCGGTCTGTTCCCGACAGCGAGCACGGCGACCCGGCCGACAATGCCATCGCGATGCGCCATGCCCCGGGCTCCGACAGCGACGAAACGGCGCGGCCTCGGCCACTGGAGGGCGCACCCCGTCAGCCAACGGCGACCACCGGGTCGCGTCATGGCAAAACCGGTTTGCCGGCCGTGCGGCATGATGAAAATGACGAGCCATCGGATGTCAGGGCAACGCACCGGCACACGCGGTTGTCCGATACGGGCGCGCCGACCGACGGCGGCACAACAGCGTGGAAACCGCGAACCGGGCCGGTTCCACTCCCGGCTCGGGATGTCGGCAATGCTTCGGGCGCGGGCCGCCCCGGGCATGATGACGGAGCCGTCGCCGCACAGGCGCAGGACGCGAACGGCCATCATCCCGCCGCGGGCATGCGTCATGCGCCGGATGCTCCCCCCTCCACGCCCGGAGCCCCGCTCTTGTTCGCCTCGGCGCTGGCCCGGCTGTTGCCCGGCTGGCCGGAACACCGTCGCCAGGCGCTGCATGCCCGCCTGATCACGATGGCCGCGCAGGCGCAGGAAGGTCAGGTCGCGCAGAGCTATGCGCGCGCGCTGCGCGAAGCGACCGCCCCCCGCTTCGCCAATGATCACGAGGCGTTCTCGGCGCTCGCCCGCGCGGTATCGTCGGCGGAACACGCCGGAGCGGTTCCGGCCCGGGTGTCGCGGGCCTTCCGGCGGGGCGGCTCGCTGGTGCAGCGGCTAGGGCGCCCCGCCGCGGAGCGGACGGTGGCGCGCGCCGAGGTCCCGCAGGCCGAAGCGCGGGATAACCGGCTCGAGCGCGTGCTCGGTTTTGCCGCCCGCCCCTCGGCGCAACGCCGCGCCGAGGAGCGCCTGCGGGTGGCCCTGTGGCTCGCCGATCCGGATCTCTACCGTGCCTGGGAGTCCGCCACGCGGCCCAGACAACGCCAGGCGCTGCTCACCGTCCTGTTTCCCGACGATGCCGGCCTGCTGCGCCGTTGCAGCCGCGCGCTGTTCGCCGCGCAGGCGCGCTTGCGCCCCGACCGCCCGGCCCGGGCGCGGCTGGCGAGCCACTGGGCGTTTCTCGGGGAGCATCTGCTGTTGAACGGACTGCCGCCGTCGCCCGATCTCATGGTCCGGCGTTATGCGCTCCACCTGTGCCGCGAGGATCTGGCCGAACGCGGCCAGGCGGCCTGGTCGTTCGCCGCCACGCTCGGCGCCCTGTTCCGCGCGCTCGCCGCCCGCGGCGAGATCATCGCGCCCGGACGCGAAGGCGCGCTGTTTCACCAGAACGCGTTGCGCCGCGCGCCCGATGCGGCCGAGCTGCGGCAAGCGTCCGGCCCCGTGCCTGACAACACGGGGTCCGACATCGCCGACGAAGCCGGCTGCCATTCGCTGCTCAACGCCGGTATCGTGCTGCTCGCCAATTACAGCCAACGCTTGTTCGGCCGACTGGAGCTGCTCGACGAATCGGGTTTCCGGGACGGTATGGCCCGTTCACGGGCGGTGCGCTGCCTCGCCTATCTCGTCGACGGGCACGACAGCGGCAGCGAACCGGAATGGGTGCTGCCCAAGCTGCTGTGCGGCATGCCGTTTTCCGAGCCGGTGGTCGATGATGGGCCGCTGGACGACGCCACGCGCGCCTTGCTGGACAGTTTGCTGCTCGCCGTGATCGCCCACTGGACAATCCTCGGCAACACCTCGCCGGATGGCCTGCGGGAGACCTTTCTGCAGCGCGAGGGGCGGCTTGCCCGGGAGGATGGCGAGGCGGGAGCCCGCTGGCGGTTGACGGTCAAACCCGGGCCGTTCGACATGCTGCTGGACCGTCTGCCCTGGTCTTATTCCACGATCAAGCTGCCCTGGATGCGGGAGGTGCTGCATGTCGACTGGCGCTGA
- a CDS encoding ATP-binding protein yields MSTGAETLALHAEALRLELDWLETVLAERFRQHFADSAADVSAMPPPTLPDGSALAEMVTRLGLGARERLVLALALAPHLRPQALDLFFVKNTHFDRGFSEFGGTRSQRHAGFLPSGETAAFLAAGGNLAERIALLELFDTRHPFAREGIVRLDGDVGGEPQLSALLEVSAEALQRLQSGVWHKPDYNARFPAKLVESALGWDDLVLAPDTLDEIGIVRAWLERGPALMNEWGLGRAVKPGYRCLFYGPPGTGKTLTATLLGQSAGLDVYRVDLSMVVSKYIGETEKNLARVFDQAQNRRWILFFDEADALFGKRTATTNSNDRHANQEVAYLLQRVEDFPGMVILASNLRGNIDEAFSRRFQAMIYFPIPDAAQRLCLWRNLCRPERLGDDIDLPKLARNHELSGGSMVNALAFAVLQASCEGETRLAMRHIEDGLAREMRKEGRLS; encoded by the coding sequence ATGTCGACTGGCGCTGAGACACTCGCCTTGCACGCCGAAGCGCTGCGGCTCGAGCTTGATTGGCTGGAAACCGTGCTGGCCGAACGGTTCCGGCAGCATTTCGCCGACAGCGCCGCCGATGTTTCCGCGATGCCCCCTCCGACGCTGCCGGACGGCAGCGCGCTGGCGGAGATGGTGACGAGACTCGGTCTTGGCGCGCGCGAGCGCCTGGTGCTGGCGCTCGCGCTGGCGCCACACCTGCGCCCGCAAGCGCTCGATCTGTTCTTCGTGAAAAACACCCATTTCGACCGCGGATTCAGCGAGTTCGGCGGCACCCGGTCGCAACGCCATGCGGGATTCCTGCCCAGCGGAGAAACAGCGGCCTTTCTGGCGGCGGGTGGCAACCTCGCCGAACGCATCGCGCTGCTCGAGCTCTTTGACACCCGTCATCCGTTCGCGCGCGAAGGCATTGTGCGGCTTGACGGCGACGTGGGCGGAGAGCCGCAGTTGAGCGCGCTTCTGGAGGTCAGCGCCGAAGCCCTGCAACGATTGCAGTCAGGCGTGTGGCACAAGCCGGATTACAACGCCCGGTTTCCCGCCAAACTGGTCGAATCGGCTCTGGGGTGGGATGACCTGGTGCTCGCGCCCGACACGTTGGACGAGATCGGCATTGTGCGCGCCTGGCTTGAACGCGGTCCGGCGCTGATGAACGAATGGGGCCTGGGGCGGGCGGTCAAGCCCGGTTACCGCTGCCTGTTCTACGGACCACCCGGCACCGGCAAGACGCTCACCGCCACGCTGCTCGGCCAGAGCGCCGGCCTGGACGTTTACCGGGTCGATTTGTCCATGGTGGTGTCCAAGTACATCGGTGAAACCGAAAAGAACCTCGCGCGCGTGTTCGACCAAGCGCAGAACCGGCGCTGGATCCTGTTTTTCGATGAGGCGGACGCGCTGTTCGGCAAACGCACCGCCACCACCAACAGTAATGACCGCCACGCCAACCAGGAAGTGGCCTATCTTTTGCAACGCGTGGAGGATTTTCCCGGGATGGTGATCCTGGCGAGCAACCTGCGCGGCAATATCGACGAAGCCTTTTCCCGGCGTTTTCAAGCCATGATTTATTTCCCCATTCCCGATGCCGCCCAGCGCCTCTGCCTGTGGCGCAACCTGTGCCGGCCCGAAAGGCTCGGCGACGATATCGACCTGCCGAAACTCGCCCGGAACCATGAGCTGTCCGGCGGTTCGATGGTCAACGCGCTCGCTTTCGCCGTGTTGCAGGCCTCCTGCGAAGGCGAAACGCGGCTCGCGATGCGCCATATCGAAGACGGTCTCGCGCGCGAGATGCGCAAGGAAGGGAGACTGTCATGA
- a CDS encoding putative Ig domain-containing protein — protein sequence MTGKRNAIRLAGLVMMCLALSARSSPDEPVAQPLPLTMTKSCRYRVDASPPAGACLPGVEALSLRKSRVTALPAARKDRPYLYRFQPQGGKPPYRFLEVGEGLPAGILLTQDGNVVGNSGSAGRHEFTVELRDQSGQVLRQRFSLSVTEPKPRPRPASTPAASAPAQRVIEALPDRSAGAILAPQDVFVSYLLGQSTLASIKPGKPKPAGNASDAKADEAPSLAASAPATAPPRPVPAARMMLPIGPAGSLIPLANIDPTAPLPGDDPDEFGVMQATAPVRAAPITVKPPPKPAIPEEPGIGELSEAAVAQLRQILTPLVGVEYPGRDLFAAALDAKVCRFAAELTNRAAQEKRLASPTPRQWQTLCRTAWLTPRAAPPVVVPPGHVSWRDLPRRLMPPKVRAWLIDAARQTHPFRPAAVPAWRATGCNCLMSAQQGKVVGFFPGWHLPPKSLPLDFSLYERILTLAQPFDEEGHVTPLKPGAEELEFFRAVRRFGSKLDLTLYRRDWVFLRRLSEAKRALIAQTAAAEARLLADTPLERFGANWQDRVPGNGAARLADGIVLYLDQIPAPGDDGYAEFDAFRDALIKALIEELRKGGRAYTLSLVVNGNDLLGLRQADKPGQTGAPAWTIDKLFSYLLLAEDPRIDNRRILAGKNGETGRTNLTLHYVVLLPEPVNDTKKALRELAELSPALPGNNRRVFLRKVLPLVSLGSVPEQPLKDDMAYFSDNFGGMALWPKPEADAKLAAFFAQSVQSVILGNESPETPVCTVVCDWRWPLRALFGLFLAAGLVSLLLYAVSCRVRALGRPYQLYLIAIAIVPIVIGTLLMSCDPDLVRLGLSTYLLVAVLAAVILSLLIPLLKPKVEKP from the coding sequence ATGACCGGCAAACGCAACGCTATCCGGCTGGCGGGGCTGGTGATGATGTGCCTTGCGCTGTCAGCCCGCTCGTCGCCGGATGAACCGGTGGCGCAACCGTTACCGCTGACAATGACGAAATCCTGCCGGTATCGCGTGGATGCCTCGCCGCCGGCCGGCGCGTGCTTGCCGGGTGTGGAAGCCCTGAGCCTGCGCAAGTCGCGCGTCACCGCCCTGCCCGCGGCGCGCAAGGACCGTCCCTATCTGTACCGTTTCCAGCCGCAAGGCGGCAAACCGCCCTACCGCTTCCTGGAGGTCGGCGAAGGGCTGCCGGCGGGCATCCTGCTGACCCAGGACGGCAATGTGGTCGGCAACAGCGGATCGGCCGGACGCCACGAATTCACCGTGGAATTGCGCGACCAGTCGGGGCAGGTGCTGCGCCAGCGGTTTTCCCTGAGCGTGACGGAGCCCAAACCGCGTCCGCGCCCCGCGTCCACGCCCGCCGCTTCCGCGCCGGCTCAGCGCGTCATCGAGGCGCTGCCGGACCGCAGCGCCGGAGCGATCCTGGCACCGCAGGATGTGTTCGTCAGCTATCTGCTCGGCCAGTCGACGCTCGCTTCGATCAAGCCCGGCAAGCCCAAACCCGCCGGCAACGCGAGCGACGCGAAAGCGGACGAGGCGCCATCCCTTGCCGCGTCCGCCCCCGCCACGGCTCCGCCACGCCCGGTACCCGCCGCCAGGATGATGCTGCCGATCGGCCCGGCGGGCTCGCTGATTCCGCTGGCGAATATCGACCCGACCGCGCCGCTGCCGGGCGACGATCCGGACGAATTCGGTGTCATGCAGGCGACGGCGCCGGTCCGGGCCGCGCCGATTACCGTCAAACCACCGCCCAAACCCGCCATTCCCGAAGAGCCGGGTATCGGCGAGCTGAGCGAGGCGGCGGTGGCGCAGTTGCGGCAGATCCTGACGCCGTTGGTCGGTGTGGAGTATCCCGGCCGCGACCTCTTCGCGGCGGCGCTGGACGCGAAAGTGTGCCGTTTCGCCGCGGAACTGACCAACCGCGCCGCCCAGGAAAAGCGCCTTGCCTCGCCGACCCCGCGGCAATGGCAAACGCTGTGCCGCACCGCGTGGCTGACACCCCGCGCCGCGCCGCCCGTCGTCGTGCCTCCCGGGCACGTCAGCTGGCGCGATCTGCCGCGGCGGCTGATGCCGCCGAAGGTGCGCGCTTGGCTCATCGACGCGGCCCGGCAAACGCACCCGTTCCGTCCGGCCGCCGTGCCGGCGTGGCGCGCCACCGGCTGCAATTGTCTGATGAGCGCGCAACAGGGCAAGGTGGTCGGGTTCTTCCCCGGCTGGCACCTTCCCCCGAAAAGCCTGCCGCTCGATTTCAGCCTTTACGAGCGGATCCTTACCCTCGCCCAACCGTTCGATGAGGAAGGCCACGTCACGCCCTTGAAACCGGGAGCGGAAGAGCTCGAGTTTTTCCGGGCGGTGCGCCGATTCGGCAGCAAACTCGACCTGACGCTGTACCGCCGGGACTGGGTGTTCCTGCGCAGGCTGTCCGAGGCGAAACGCGCGCTGATCGCCCAGACCGCGGCGGCCGAAGCGAGGCTGTTGGCCGATACCCCGCTCGAGCGATTCGGCGCGAACTGGCAGGACCGCGTGCCGGGCAATGGCGCAGCGCGCCTGGCCGATGGCATCGTGCTGTACCTCGATCAGATTCCGGCGCCGGGCGACGACGGCTATGCGGAGTTCGACGCCTTCCGCGACGCGCTGATCAAGGCGCTGATCGAAGAGCTGCGCAAGGGCGGGCGCGCCTACACCCTCTCACTCGTCGTCAACGGCAACGATCTTCTCGGGCTGCGCCAAGCGGACAAGCCCGGTCAGACCGGCGCCCCCGCCTGGACCATCGACAAGCTGTTCAGCTACCTCCTGCTCGCCGAGGATCCAAGGATCGACAACCGGCGCATTCTCGCCGGGAAGAACGGCGAAACCGGGCGCACCAATCTGACTTTGCACTACGTGGTGTTGCTGCCCGAACCGGTCAACGACACCAAGAAAGCGCTGCGTGAACTGGCGGAGCTCTCGCCCGCCCTGCCCGGCAACAACCGCCGGGTGTTCTTGCGCAAGGTGCTGCCGCTGGTCTCGCTGGGCAGCGTTCCCGAGCAGCCGCTGAAGGACGACATGGCCTACTTCTCGGACAACTTCGGCGGTATGGCGCTGTGGCCCAAACCCGAAGCCGACGCGAAGCTCGCGGCGTTTTTCGCGCAGTCCGTGCAAAGCGTCATTCTGGGCAACGAGTCGCCCGAGACCCCTGTCTGCACCGTGGTATGCGACTGGCGCTGGCCGTTGCGCGCGCTGTTCGGACTGTTTCTCGCGGCGGGCCTCGTCTCGCTCCTGCTGTACGCCGTCTCCTGCCGAGTACGCGCCCTGGGGCGGCCCTATCAGCTCTACCTGATCGCCATCGCGATCGTCCCCATCGTCATCGGCACGTTACTGATGTCCTGCGACCCCGACCTCGTGCGCCTCGGCCTGAGCACCTACCTGCTCGTCGCCGTGCTCGCCGCGGTCATCCTGAGCCTGCTCATCCCGCTGCTCAAGCCGAAAGTGGAGAAACCGTGA
- a CDS encoding DUF4157 domain-containing protein, producing MKAREHAPRTSTDTHDAPRQPKGALQRQVDESPRQLAQGERLAQLQADTHPNGLPAQLRHGIENLSGLDMGDVRVHRNSDKPAQLNAHAYAQGSDIYLGPGQDKHLPHEAWHVVQQKQGRVRPTVQMQANILLNDENKLEKEANVAGEKALQPINMDTSKKEIYQFHNKNIIQMSNKKEETGKKRNNKEVDNKTKTPNKKIKKTLTKRKMT from the coding sequence ATGAAAGCCCGTGAACACGCCCCCCGGACAAGCACCGACACCCATGATGCCCCCCGTCAGCCCAAAGGCGCGCTGCAACGGCAGGTCGACGAAAGCCCGCGCCAGCTCGCGCAAGGAGAACGGCTGGCGCAACTGCAAGCCGACACGCACCCCAACGGCCTACCCGCTCAACTGAGGCACGGCATTGAAAACCTTTCGGGCCTGGACATGGGCGACGTACGCGTGCACCGCAACTCGGACAAGCCCGCGCAACTGAACGCCCACGCCTATGCGCAAGGCAGCGACATCTACCTGGGACCGGGACAGGACAAACACCTGCCCCACGAAGCCTGGCATGTGGTTCAGCAGAAACAGGGACGCGTCAGGCCGACGGTACAGATGCAAGCTAACATTCTATTGAATGATGAAAATAAATTAGAAAAAGAAGCCAATGTAGCTGGAGAGAAAGCACTACAGCCAATCAATATGGATACCTCGAAAAAAGAAATTTATCAATTTCACAACAAAAACATCATCCAAATGTCCAATAAAAAGGAAGAAACGGGCAAAAAGAGAAACAACAAGGAGGTCGATAACAAAACCAAAACACCTAACAAAAAAATAAAAAAAACACTTACAAAGAGAAAGATGACGTAA